The following are from one region of the Chloracidobacterium sp. genome:
- the fdhD gene encoding formate dehydrogenase accessory sulfurtransferase FdhD, producing the protein MKPATAVSESRATVTGSDGLEFSDVLAVEEPLEIRLGFADGTHRAISITMRTPGEDAELAAGFLFTEGIIKTPEQIKQIRHCGKGGNLSGSEGALLREIPFVARGTLPTGRVSANTIRVDLADGVELDLKKLERHFYTTSSCGVCGKSSIEALQSGAAKVESELTINAETIHRLPDVLRAAQSTFDKTGGLHASALFNADGTLDIVREDVGRHNALDKVIGAKFLESQPPLSDKVLLVSGRASFELVQKALMAGIPILAAVGAPSSLAVELADEFGMTLVGFVRDGRFNIYCGEQRIATKS; encoded by the coding sequence GTGAAACCCGCAACAGCAGTTTCTGAAAGTCGCGCGACCGTAACGGGGTCGGATGGGCTTGAGTTTTCGGACGTGCTCGCGGTTGAAGAGCCGCTGGAGATCAGGCTTGGGTTTGCGGACGGGACGCATCGGGCGATCTCGATCACGATGCGGACGCCTGGTGAGGACGCCGAGCTTGCCGCAGGTTTTCTTTTCACCGAAGGCATAATTAAAACTCCCGAACAGATAAAGCAGATCCGTCATTGCGGCAAAGGCGGAAACCTGAGCGGTAGCGAGGGTGCCCTATTGCGAGAAATTCCGTTTGTTGCACGGGGCACACTCCCTACCGGTCGTGTTTCTGCCAATACGATCAGAGTCGATCTGGCCGACGGCGTCGAACTTGATCTCAAGAAACTCGAAAGGCATTTTTACACCACATCAAGCTGCGGAGTGTGCGGGAAATCGTCGATCGAAGCATTGCAGTCCGGTGCAGCGAAGGTCGAAAGTGAACTGACGATCAACGCCGAGACCATCCATCGCCTGCCCGACGTACTCCGAGCCGCTCAATCGACGTTCGACAAAACCGGCGGCCTCCACGCATCGGCATTGTTCAACGCAGACGGAACGCTCGACATAGTTCGCGAAGACGTGGGCAGGCACAACGCGCTCGACAAGGTGATCGGGGCGAAGTTTCTAGAAAGCCAACCGCCGCTGTCTGACAAGGTCTTGCTCGTTAGCGGCCGGGCGAGTTTCGAGCTGGTGCAGAAAGCCTTGATGGCCGGCATTCCGATCCTCGCCGCCGTCGGAGCTCCGTCGAGCCTTGCGGTCGAACTCGCCGACGAATTTGGAATGACGCTGGTCGGTTTTGTCCGCGACGGACGTTTTAATATTTATTGCGGCGAGCAGAGAAT
- the fahA gene encoding fumarylacetoacetase — protein MHEINETHDPNLKSWVESANDPNTDFPIQNLPFCVIGNSKAVAIESIGVAIGDRVLDLAALEAEWLDGTKLSFLKDVRSEVYPSFADDPGLDWSVMHGDLASGIRRRVSDLLRHDNPSLRDHPGVERAFRPLTEAYFRLPVDQIGDYTDFYSSIYHATNVGSMFRPDNPLLPNYKYVPIGYHGRASSIVISGTDIKRPKGQNRSDAEKPPVFIPAKNLDYEMELGFFVGRGNELGSSIAIGEAEEHIFGVCLVNDWSARDIQAWEYQPLGPFLAKNFATTISPYVVTMEALAPFRTKAFERDADDPQPLDYLNGEQNQKLGGLDINLEVYIQTEKMRAESIEPHMLSRSNTKDLYWTIGQMLTHHASNGCNLQTGDLMATGTVSGKEKSERGCMLELTWRGTEPIELPSGEQRRFLEDGDEIIMRGYCEREGFRRIGLGECRGRILPAD, from the coding sequence ATGCACGAGATAAACGAAACGCACGACCCTAACCTCAAAAGCTGGGTCGAATCCGCCAACGACCCGAATACGGACTTTCCGATACAGAATCTGCCGTTTTGTGTCATCGGTAACTCGAAGGCAGTCGCGATCGAAAGTATTGGGGTGGCGATTGGGGACCGCGTGCTTGATTTAGCTGCGCTCGAAGCTGAGTGGCTTGATGGGACAAAGCTTTCCTTTCTGAAGGACGTTCGCTCGGAAGTTTATCCGTCTTTCGCGGATGACCCCGGATTGGATTGGAGTGTGATGCATGGCGATCTAGCATCGGGAATCCGCCGTCGCGTTTCTGACCTTTTGAGACATGATAATCCTTCTTTAAGAGATCACCCAGGCGTTGAGCGAGCGTTCCGACCGTTGACTGAGGCCTACTTTCGACTACCGGTCGACCAGATCGGCGACTACACTGACTTCTACAGCTCGATCTATCACGCGACGAACGTTGGGTCGATGTTCAGGCCTGACAATCCGCTGCTGCCGAACTATAAGTATGTGCCGATCGGGTATCACGGGCGGGCTTCGAGTATTGTGATCTCGGGGACGGATATAAAAAGGCCGAAGGGACAGAATCGGAGTGATGCGGAGAAGCCGCCGGTTTTTATTCCGGCGAAGAATCTGGATTACGAGATGGAGCTTGGGTTCTTCGTCGGAAGGGGAAATGAGCTTGGCAGCAGCATCGCGATCGGCGAGGCGGAGGAGCACATCTTCGGCGTGTGCCTCGTAAATGATTGGTCCGCTCGCGATATTCAGGCGTGGGAATACCAGCCGCTCGGACCTTTTCTGGCAAAGAATTTCGCGACCACGATCTCGCCTTACGTCGTCACAATGGAAGCTCTCGCACCGTTTAGAACGAAAGCGTTCGAACGCGACGCCGACGATCCGCAGCCGCTCGATTACCTGAACGGCGAGCAAAATCAAAAGCTCGGCGGCCTCGACATCAATCTTGAGGTCTATATTCAAACCGAAAAGATGCGAGCCGAAAGCATCGAACCGCACATGCTCTCGCGCTCGAATACGAAAGACCTTTACTGGACCATCGGCCAAATGCTCACGCACCACGCGTCGAACGGCTGCAACCTGCAAACGGGCGATCTGATGGCCACCGGCACCGTCAGTGGTAAAGAAAAGTCGGAACGCGGCTGCATGCTGGAACTGACCTGGCGCGGCACCGAACCGATCGAACTTCCGAGCGGCGAACAAAGACGCTTCCTCGAAGACGGCGACGAGATCATCATGCGCGGCTATTGCGAACGCGAAGGCTTCCGGCGGATTGGCCTCGGCGAATGCCGCGGACGAATACTGCCGGCAGATTAA